The Candidatus Anstonellales archaeon DNA window AATCCGGTTGGGCCAAGCATTTTGTGAGCAGAAAACGCTAGAAAATCGGGGTCTATGTCACGTACGTTTATTTTGATATGTGGAGCTGACTGAGCGGCATCAATAATTGTTACAGCTCCAACTTCTTTAGCCATTTTCACCATCTGTTTAGCAGGGTTGATAGTTCCAAGGACATTGGATGCTTGAGTAAATGATACAATTGAGGGATTTTTTGCAATAAGTTCTGAATAGTGATTAAGGTCTAGCGCTCCATCGATATTTATATTGACCCAATCAAAAAGGATATTTTTTCCTTCCAGCTTTAATAGATGCCAGGGAACTATAGAGCTGTGATGTTCCATTTTTGTGAGGAGAACCCTTACTCTTTTTGATTTAATAAGTTGAAGAGATAGCCTTGAAGCTATATTTAGTGATTCGGTGGCATTCTTTGTAAATATTATTTCTTCAGTATCTGCATTTAGCATTTGTGCGACTTTGAATCTTGCTTTTTCGTATTCTTCGGTAGCTTTCTCACTTATTGAGTAGATTCCCCGATGGATATTTGCGTTATATGACGAGTAGTACTCGTTTAATTTTGAGATAACTTCTTTGGGCTTCTGGGTTGTTGCTGCATTATCCAGATAGACCAGGGGCTTTCCGTTAATCTTCTTCGTCAGAAGAGGGAAGTCTTTTTTAATTTGAGCACTGTCAAGAAGGACCATTAGAACACCTTATAAAGGATTTCTTTGTGCACACCTATAACTTCACTTATGAAGCCATTAAGTAAGATTTTTTTTGCTTTTTGGAGAGGGATACCGCGGCTTTGAAGATAAAAAAGCTCCTCTTTTTCTATTTCCTTTACAACTGCTCCATGCGCTGCCACAACTTGATTATTGTAGACTTCAAGAATCGGTTTTACTTCAGCGTAACAGTCATGTCCTTCTTTTAGGACTTTTGCTCTTATTGCCATGTCGCTTCCTGAAGCTTCTTCTTTTATCTTTGCATTTACAGTGCAAAAAGACTTAGATGTTGAAAAAACAACATTTCTACTTTCAAAATAGAACCTTCCCCCTTCTTTACATATGACACCCATAGTTTTCTCAGAATAGGTACTTCCTGGTGATGCTGCAGATAGCTGATTAAGAGAAAGTTCCGCGCCTTTATTTATTGAACATTCTGTACTTACATTAACATCCTTACCTCCGAAACTCCCCTGCATGCAAGTTATTTTGGCTAGGTCAGAAATTAGAAAGTGACGATTAATGGATGCCTTCGCTGAAGTCTCAAACAGGATAAATGCTGAAAAATCCATCTTAGCGCCCTCTTCCGCAATTATTATTGTTTTTTCAGAATAACTTTCAAGTTTGCTTGCTTCTAGACCCCCTTCAAGATAAAGTCTTGCACTTGCATCTTTTTTTAGCAATATTAGGTTCTGACTTTGATTATTTAAATTGAGCTTGATTTCTTTTTCTAGCTTAAAATTTGGAGGAACTTCAAGAAATATGCCCTTTCCTCCACCAGCCAAACCATACTTTTCTAATAGGCTATATGGGGCTGCGGAG harbors:
- a CDS encoding SufS family cysteine desulfurase produces the protein MVLLDSAQIKKDFPLLTKKINGKPLVYLDNAATTQKPKEVISKLNEYYSSYNANIHRGIYSISEKATEEYEKARFKVAQMLNADTEEIIFTKNATESLNIASRLSLQLIKSKRVRVLLTKMEHHSSIVPWHLLKLEGKNILFDWVNINIDGALDLNHYSELIAKNPSIVSFTQASNVLGTINPAKQMVKMAKEVGAVTIIDAAQSAPHIKINVRDIDPDFLAFSAHKMLGPTGLGILYIKKEHLDFLKPVFGGGGAINEVRLSFTQFASPPAKFEAGTPPIGEAISFGVAVEYLKKIGMDRVHKHELELVKYAIKRLEEINNVHLYGSKLHHRVGVIPFNVEGIHPHDLATFLNDQNICIRAGHHCAMPLHESLGLTSTARISFYLYNTKSDVTALIDGLEKAKEVFK
- a CDS encoding SufD family Fe-S cluster assembly protein, with the translated sequence MAQEKGIAFLPLSAAPYSLLEKYGLAGGGKGIFLEVPPNFKLEKEIKLNLNNQSQNLILLKKDASARLYLEGGLEASKLESYSEKTIIIAEEGAKMDFSAFILFETSAKASINRHFLISDLAKITCMQGSFGGKDVNVSTECSINKGAELSLNQLSAASPGSTYSEKTMGVICKEGGRFYFESRNVVFSTSKSFCTVNAKIKEEASGSDMAIRAKVLKEGHDCYAEVKPILEVYNNQVVAAHGAVVKEIEKEELFYLQSRGIPLQKAKKILLNGFISEVIGVHKEILYKVF